A single Phytohabitans houttuyneae DNA region contains:
- a CDS encoding M48 family metalloprotease, with translation MSLAVPLPVALSVLLAIAAPRAVRRAPPEAATRGLTAAAVLASAGYAACLLMLASTLVEDLLPLSTEDGGAGPLAAAAAVLLAWGLWRLAGDVTVRRSVRRRLRGVGRPRGSGVVVAEWDEPHAVAVPGRPGHVLVTTGMLRALDAGERRAMLAHERAHLTRRHHRFVSWAAAAAAVDPFLAPVRDEVAHQAERWADEEAAAVVGDRALVARAVARAALAGRRPAPATTGARRSDILHRVRALSLPAPDGDRDRRAGRRVVAAAVLAVVAVAVAEVLLVGAAWLAT, from the coding sequence GTGAGCCTCGCCGTGCCGCTGCCGGTGGCGCTGTCGGTGCTGCTGGCGATCGCGGCGCCGCGGGCGGTACGGCGCGCACCGCCCGAGGCCGCCACCCGTGGCCTCACCGCGGCGGCGGTGCTCGCGTCCGCCGGGTACGCGGCCTGCCTTCTGATGCTCGCCTCCACGCTCGTGGAGGACCTGCTCCCACTGTCCACAGAGGATGGTGGCGCGGGTCCGCTCGCCGCCGCGGCCGCGGTGCTGCTGGCCTGGGGGCTGTGGCGGCTGGCCGGCGACGTGACCGTGCGCCGGTCGGTGCGGCGGCGGCTGCGCGGTGTCGGCCGCCCGCGCGGCAGCGGCGTCGTCGTCGCCGAATGGGACGAGCCGCACGCGGTCGCGGTGCCCGGCCGCCCGGGTCACGTGCTGGTCACCACCGGCATGCTGCGGGCGCTGGACGCCGGCGAGCGCAGGGCCATGCTCGCCCACGAGCGGGCGCACCTGACGCGGCGCCACCACCGGTTCGTCTCCTGGGCGGCGGCCGCCGCGGCCGTCGACCCGTTCCTCGCGCCGGTCCGTGACGAGGTCGCCCACCAGGCCGAGCGGTGGGCCGACGAGGAGGCCGCCGCGGTGGTCGGCGACCGCGCGCTGGTCGCCCGCGCCGTCGCCCGCGCGGCGCTCGCGGGGCGGCGTCCCGCGCCGGCGACGACCGGTGCGCGGCGCTCCGACATCCTCCATCGGGTACGGGCATTGAGTCTTCCCGCACCGGACGGCGACCGGGACCGGCGGGCCGGCCGTCGTGTGGTGGCCGCCGCCGTGCTCGCCGTCGTCGCGGTCGCGGTGGCCGAGGTGCTCCTCGTCGGCGCGGCCTGGCTGGCTACCTGA
- a CDS encoding HelD family protein has protein sequence MPDARTQEIAAEQQVVDRVYARLDGMREQAAALAGEGHRRAAAGPVTGLVERDAMVHRAAARIRAVDAEAEGLVFGRLDFDDGETYHIGRLGVRDDRREPLLVDWRAPAAAPFYRATSGQPLGVVRRRVIICRGQRVVDLDDDVLSPDDAGDLRVLGEGALLAALRRSRGPHMRDIVTTIQREQDEAIRAPARGVTLITGGPGTGKTQVALHRAAYLLYTDRGRFTDGRILVVGPSTVFTSYIGRVLPSLGEESVHLRALGELVDGVTATRRDGPGLARTKGAERMCEVLAELAWQVPPAAPGRLRLVYAGQVLTLDAAELAGVRRRVRARCATTGTAPNAARPHAAAVLLDALWSKVDGAHLDRGLFAEDVGDRPEFHRFLREWWPPLVPADVLAWLADPARAVGLPAAEAGPLAASYRDRTDWSVDDVPLLDELAVILGEPPAAPKAPEPEWRLRELGTGARRVDDFVLGTGLREGWELYAPGHPTPIAAAGPAIDNDAVGAAQRWAEAVILREGHRVVGWTDGFDPHGEEGYKAVLAEPLPVREPDDEAPALEPYLHVILDEAQDLSPMECRMIARRAEYASMTVVGDLGQATHPLAADSWPALLARLGKREVRTLDLPTGYRVPRLIADYAARALAPGIAPTRSYRPGGTLAVRRVGDLREGVREAVRQAPHGATVAVVAADDLAPRIDAPGAAVVPASLVKGLEYDHVIVVEPAGIVDAEPRGLSRLYVALTRAVAGLVVLHHRPLPAALGNAPHPRG, from the coding sequence GTGCCCGATGCCAGAACGCAGGAGATCGCCGCCGAGCAGCAGGTCGTCGACCGCGTCTACGCCCGCCTCGACGGCATGCGGGAACAGGCGGCCGCGCTGGCCGGCGAGGGCCACCGGCGGGCCGCCGCCGGCCCGGTCACCGGCCTCGTCGAACGCGACGCGATGGTCCACCGCGCCGCCGCGCGGATCCGCGCTGTCGACGCCGAGGCCGAGGGGCTCGTGTTCGGCCGGCTCGACTTCGACGACGGCGAGACGTACCACATCGGCCGGCTCGGCGTGCGTGACGACCGCCGCGAGCCGCTGCTGGTCGACTGGCGGGCGCCGGCCGCGGCGCCGTTCTACCGCGCCACCTCGGGCCAGCCGCTCGGCGTGGTGCGCCGCCGCGTCATCATCTGCCGCGGCCAGCGGGTCGTCGACCTCGACGACGACGTGCTGTCGCCCGACGACGCCGGCGACCTGCGGGTGCTCGGCGAGGGGGCGCTGCTGGCCGCGCTGCGCCGCTCCCGCGGCCCGCACATGCGCGACATCGTCACCACGATCCAGCGCGAGCAGGACGAGGCGATCCGCGCCCCCGCCCGCGGCGTCACGCTGATCACCGGCGGGCCGGGCACCGGCAAGACCCAGGTGGCGCTGCACCGCGCGGCGTACCTGCTCTACACCGACCGCGGCCGGTTCACCGACGGCCGCATCCTGGTCGTGGGGCCGTCGACGGTGTTCACGAGCTACATCGGACGCGTCCTGCCCTCGCTCGGCGAGGAGAGCGTGCACCTGCGCGCACTCGGCGAGCTCGTCGACGGGGTGACCGCCACCCGCCGGGACGGGCCCGGGCTCGCCCGCACCAAGGGCGCCGAGCGGATGTGCGAGGTGTTGGCCGAGCTGGCCTGGCAGGTGCCGCCGGCGGCGCCGGGCCGGCTGCGCCTGGTGTACGCCGGTCAGGTGCTCACCCTCGACGCCGCCGAGCTGGCCGGCGTGCGCCGCCGGGTCCGCGCCCGGTGCGCCACGACCGGCACCGCGCCCAACGCGGCCCGCCCGCACGCCGCGGCGGTACTGCTGGACGCGCTGTGGTCCAAGGTGGACGGTGCGCACCTCGACCGCGGGCTGTTCGCCGAGGACGTGGGCGACCGTCCCGAGTTCCACCGCTTCCTGCGCGAGTGGTGGCCGCCGCTGGTACCGGCGGATGTGCTGGCCTGGCTCGCGGACCCGGCGCGGGCGGTGGGGCTGCCGGCGGCGGAGGCGGGTCCGCTGGCCGCCTCGTACCGCGACCGCACCGACTGGTCGGTCGACGACGTGCCGCTGCTGGACGAGCTCGCCGTCATCCTCGGCGAGCCGCCGGCCGCCCCGAAGGCGCCCGAGCCCGAGTGGCGGCTGCGCGAGCTCGGCACCGGTGCGCGGCGGGTGGACGACTTCGTGCTCGGCACTGGCCTGCGCGAGGGCTGGGAGCTGTACGCGCCGGGGCACCCGACGCCCATCGCCGCCGCGGGACCGGCGATCGACAACGACGCGGTGGGCGCCGCGCAACGGTGGGCCGAGGCGGTCATCCTGCGCGAGGGGCACCGGGTGGTGGGGTGGACGGACGGGTTCGACCCGCACGGCGAGGAGGGGTACAAGGCGGTGCTGGCCGAGCCGCTGCCGGTCCGGGAGCCGGACGACGAGGCGCCGGCGCTGGAGCCGTACCTGCACGTGATCCTCGACGAGGCGCAGGACCTGTCGCCGATGGAGTGCCGGATGATCGCGCGCCGCGCCGAGTACGCGTCGATGACCGTGGTCGGCGACCTCGGCCAGGCCACCCACCCGCTCGCCGCCGACTCGTGGCCGGCGCTGCTCGCCCGGCTCGGCAAGCGCGAGGTGCGCACGCTGGACCTGCCCACCGGGTACCGGGTGCCGCGGCTGATCGCCGACTACGCCGCGCGGGCGCTCGCGCCGGGGATCGCGCCGACCAGGTCGTACCGCCCGGGTGGCACGCTCGCCGTGCGGCGGGTCGGCGACCTGCGGGAGGGCGTCCGGGAGGCGGTCCGGCAGGCGCCGCACGGCGCGACCGTGGCGGTGGTCGCGGCCGACGACCTCGCCCCGCGCATCGACGCGCCGGGCGCGGCGGTGGTGCCGGCCAGCCTGGTCAAGGGGCTGGAGTACGACCACGTCATCGTGGTGGAGCCGGCCGGCATCGTCGACGCCGAGCCGCGCGGCCTCAGCCGCCTCTACGTCGCGCTGACCCGGGCGGTCGCGGGCCTCGTGGTCCTGCACCACCGCCCGCTGCCCGCCGCGCTCGGCAACGCGCCCCACCCCCGTGGTTGA
- a CDS encoding BlaI/MecI/CopY family transcriptional regulator codes for MTAEVVAALAAADVPLSPAQVQAALGSEPGYESVQTTLVRLWEMGVVARRPDGRGHVYWPMREAAADAARRMRAALAGRRPRRSAVPQFVGGFDAADAALLRALLAGIGP; via the coding sequence TTGACAGCCGAGGTCGTGGCGGCGCTCGCGGCGGCCGACGTACCACTCAGTCCGGCCCAGGTGCAGGCGGCACTCGGGTCGGAGCCGGGGTACGAGTCGGTGCAGACGACACTCGTCCGGCTGTGGGAGATGGGGGTGGTGGCCCGCCGGCCGGACGGGCGGGGCCACGTGTACTGGCCGATGCGCGAGGCCGCGGCCGACGCCGCGCGGCGGATGCGGGCCGCGCTTGCCGGGCGCCGGCCGCGGCGCAGCGCGGTGCCGCAGTTCGTGGGCGGGTTCGACGCGGCCGACGCCGCGCTGCTGCGGGCGCTGCTGGCCGGGATCGGGCCGTGA
- a CDS encoding ABC transporter ATP-binding protein: protein MSVTIETAGLSRFYRGDGAPVRAVDGVDLLVTEGESVSVMGPSGCGKSTLLLLLGGLDRPTAGTVTIAGERVDTLSEAAWARLRRRHIGFVFQAFHLVDELSAVENVELPALLAGTARRAARRRATELLERLGVADRAGHLPDRLSGGQQQRVALARALVNEPVLVLADEPTGNLDSHATSEILRLFAGLREARQTLLLVTHDPRVAASGDRMLGMRDGQIVEDTRLDGGLPRQAVLTEIAGWGA from the coding sequence GTGAGCGTGACCATCGAGACGGCGGGGCTGAGCCGGTTCTACCGGGGGGACGGTGCGCCGGTGCGCGCCGTCGACGGGGTCGACCTTCTGGTCACCGAGGGCGAGTCCGTCTCCGTGATGGGTCCGAGTGGCTGCGGTAAGTCGACGCTGCTGCTCCTGCTGGGCGGCCTCGATCGCCCCACCGCCGGCACCGTGACGATCGCCGGCGAGCGCGTCGACACGCTCTCCGAGGCGGCCTGGGCGCGGCTGCGCCGGCGCCACATCGGGTTCGTCTTCCAGGCGTTCCACCTCGTCGACGAGCTGTCCGCGGTAGAAAACGTGGAGCTGCCCGCCCTGCTGGCCGGCACGGCGCGGCGCGCGGCCCGGCGGCGCGCGACGGAGCTGCTGGAGCGGCTCGGCGTCGCCGACCGCGCCGGCCACCTGCCCGACCGCCTCTCCGGCGGGCAGCAGCAGCGGGTGGCGCTGGCCCGGGCCCTGGTCAACGAGCCGGTGCTGGTGCTCGCCGACGAGCCCACCGGAAACCTGGACAGCCACGCGACGAGCGAGATCCTGCGGCTGTTCGCCGGGCTCCGCGAGGCCCGCCAGACGCTGCTGCTGGTCACCCACGACCCGCGGGTCGCGGCGAGCGGCGACCGGATGCTCGGCATGCGCGACGGGCAGATCGTGGAGGACACGCGGCTCGACGGCGGCCTGCCGCGGCAGGCCGTCCTCACCGAGATCGCCGGCTGGGGGGCGTAG
- a CDS encoding sigma-70 family RNA polymerase sigma factor, translated as MDDETRTTQLALDAGQGDRAAAAAFVRATQQQVWRFVAHLAGPAEADDLTQETYVRALRSLPRFAARSSALTWLFAIARRVVVDHRRTAAARPRLATLDDWPAAADARAAGAFPVEDGVVLRHLLAALTPERREALVATQVLGLSYAEAARVCDCPVGTIRSRVARARDDLIAAMTDTDAGRSRLG; from the coding sequence GTGGACGACGAGACGCGGACGACGCAGCTGGCGCTGGACGCGGGCCAGGGCGACAGGGCCGCGGCGGCGGCGTTCGTGCGCGCCACGCAGCAGCAGGTGTGGCGGTTCGTCGCGCACCTCGCCGGCCCCGCCGAGGCGGACGACCTGACCCAGGAGACGTACGTGCGGGCGCTGCGCAGCCTGCCCCGTTTCGCGGCCCGCTCCTCGGCGCTCACCTGGCTGTTCGCGATCGCCCGGCGGGTCGTCGTGGACCACCGCCGCACCGCCGCCGCCCGCCCGCGGCTCGCCACCCTCGACGACTGGCCGGCCGCGGCGGACGCGCGGGCGGCGGGAGCGTTTCCGGTCGAGGACGGCGTGGTGCTGCGCCACCTGCTGGCCGCGCTCACCCCGGAGCGGCGCGAGGCGCTGGTGGCCACCCAGGTGCTCGGCCTGTCCTACGCCGAGGCCGCGCGGGTGTGCGACTGCCCGGTGGGCACGATCCGGTCCCGGGTGGCCCGCGCCCGCGACGACCTCATCGCCGCGATGACCGACACCGACGCCGGCCGGAGCCGCCTCGGCTAG
- the nhaA gene encoding Na+/H+ antiporter NhaA: protein MARPRSTPRLFGLGGWAEARRVAAILRQETIGGALLLGAALLGMIWANTPWSGGYEALRDYQLGPEALHLDLTVGTWAADGLLAIFFFVAGLELKREFVAGDLREPRRAAVPVAAAAGGVVVPALLYLLIAGGDAARGWAVPTATDIAFALAVLAVVGRHLPSALRTFMLTLAVVDDLIAIAIIAIFYTAGLAVLPLLGALVPLTAFALLVRRQVRSWWLLLPLAAATWVLVHESGVHATVAGVLLAFTVPARSGLAEHFEHRFRPISAGVAVPVFAFLTAGVTIGGLDGLADALSDPLAVGVVAGLVVGKVVGITAATWLAARFTKATLDEGLGWADVAGLGMLGGIGFTVSLLIGELAFGHGTDRLEVVTVAVLTGSVASALLAAVVLRARNRVYRRLRAAEEVDEDRDGVPDAYQS from the coding sequence ATGGCACGACCGCGTTCCACACCACGGCTCTTCGGGCTCGGCGGGTGGGCCGAGGCGCGGCGGGTGGCCGCGATCCTGCGCCAGGAGACGATCGGCGGCGCGCTGCTGCTCGGCGCCGCGCTGCTCGGCATGATCTGGGCCAACACGCCGTGGTCCGGCGGCTACGAGGCGCTGCGCGACTACCAGCTCGGCCCCGAGGCCCTGCACCTCGACCTCACTGTCGGCACCTGGGCCGCCGACGGGCTGCTGGCCATCTTCTTCTTCGTGGCCGGCCTGGAGCTCAAGCGGGAGTTCGTCGCCGGTGACCTGCGCGAGCCGCGCCGTGCCGCGGTGCCCGTCGCGGCGGCGGCCGGCGGCGTGGTGGTACCCGCGCTGCTGTACCTGCTGATCGCCGGCGGCGACGCGGCCCGCGGCTGGGCGGTGCCGACCGCGACGGACATCGCGTTCGCGCTGGCCGTGCTCGCGGTGGTGGGCCGGCACCTGCCGAGCGCGCTGCGCACGTTCATGCTGACGCTGGCGGTGGTCGACGACCTGATCGCCATCGCGATCATCGCGATCTTCTACACCGCCGGCCTCGCGGTGCTGCCGCTGCTGGGCGCGCTGGTCCCGCTCACCGCCTTCGCCCTGCTGGTGCGCCGCCAGGTCCGCTCCTGGTGGCTGCTGCTCCCGCTCGCCGCCGCGACCTGGGTCCTGGTCCACGAGTCCGGCGTGCACGCGACGGTGGCCGGTGTGCTGCTGGCGTTCACCGTGCCGGCCCGCAGCGGGCTCGCCGAGCACTTCGAGCACCGCTTCCGGCCGATCTCCGCCGGCGTCGCGGTACCCGTGTTCGCGTTCCTCACCGCCGGCGTGACCATCGGCGGCCTGGACGGCCTCGCGGACGCCCTCAGCGATCCGCTCGCGGTCGGTGTCGTCGCCGGGCTGGTCGTGGGCAAGGTGGTCGGCATCACGGCCGCGACCTGGCTGGCCGCCCGCTTCACGAAGGCCACTTTGGACGAAGGGCTCGGCTGGGCGGACGTGGCCGGGCTGGGCATGCTCGGCGGGATCGGGTTCACCGTGTCGCTGCTGATCGGCGAGCTCGCCTTCGGCCACGGCACGGACCGCCTGGAGGTGGTCACGGTCGCGGTGCTGACCGGCTCGGTCGCCTCGGCGCTGCTGGCCGCCGTCGTGCTGCGGGCCCGCAACCGGGTGTACCGCCGGCTGCGGGCTGCCGAGGAGGTGGACGAGGACCGCGACGGGGTGCCGGACGCGTACCAGAGCTAG
- a CDS encoding 1-phosphofructokinase family hexose kinase, with product MILTVTLNPALDLTYAVPALVPGATHRVDGVASRPGGKGVNVARVLHALGEPVVAAGLAGGGTGARLRAELAAAGIEEAFTPIAGETRRTVVVAAPTGATGFWEPGPEVTAGEWAAFLAGYPALVRRAALVVLAGSLPRGVPADAYARLVEVARAAGAATILDADGPALRHGLAAGPDLVKPNADELAGLGAPPQRLGARDVVSSHGEAGLVASTSAGSWTAALARPLPGNATGAGDACVAALARAWCGRSRGRSASSTRWRCPRPR from the coding sequence ATGATCCTCACCGTCACGCTCAACCCCGCCCTCGACCTCACATACGCCGTGCCCGCCCTCGTGCCCGGCGCCACCCACCGCGTCGACGGCGTGGCCAGCCGGCCCGGCGGCAAGGGCGTCAACGTCGCCCGCGTCCTGCACGCGCTCGGCGAACCGGTCGTGGCGGCCGGGCTGGCCGGCGGCGGCACCGGCGCCCGCCTGCGCGCCGAGCTGGCGGCGGCCGGGATCGAGGAGGCGTTCACGCCGATCGCGGGCGAGACCCGCCGTACCGTCGTCGTCGCCGCACCCACCGGCGCGACCGGCTTCTGGGAGCCGGGGCCGGAGGTGACGGCGGGGGAGTGGGCCGCCTTCCTCGCCGGGTATCCCGCGCTGGTCCGCCGGGCCGCCCTCGTGGTGCTCGCCGGTTCGCTGCCGCGGGGCGTGCCGGCGGACGCGTACGCCCGGCTCGTCGAGGTGGCCCGCGCGGCCGGCGCCGCCACGATCCTCGACGCCGACGGGCCGGCGCTGCGCCACGGCCTGGCCGCCGGACCCGACCTCGTCAAGCCGAACGCCGACGAGCTCGCCGGCCTCGGCGCCCCGCCGCAGCGGCTCGGCGCCCGCGACGTGGTCTCCTCGCACGGCGAGGCCGGGCTCGTCGCCTCGACCTCGGCCGGCAGCTGGACCGCCGCGCTGGCGCGGCCGCTGCCCGGCAACGCCACCGGCGCCGGCGACGCGTGCGTGGCCGCCCTCGCGCGGGCGTGGTGCGGGCGCAGCCGTGGCCGGAGCGCCTCGTCGACGCGGTGGCGCTGTCCGCGGCCGCGGTGA
- a CDS encoding FtsX-like permease family protein translates to MRASATVIGRLAWRNLRHRPGQAVLLLLALCLATTTLSLALAVDGAGDRSWERVWHDTNGPHVQASMAWGAGRSPGDRALQRARASLVALTTAPGVVAAAGPLDAMVTTGEVAGDRMELEVLVRDAAPAAVGQPKVTAGRWLDGGDGVVLEEGLASTMRVGPGDTVTVAGRSLPVRGVAMTATTGRFPMYQPGRIWVSEPTAARIDTGQVEMFATEVQLRLAPGGDASAFVAAHAPPPPPGGFQRFGMSTWEEMRAGSHDDLSAFAVALVGIGVLLGLLTIATAAVLVASRMAAQIRQVGTLKAIGVTPGQVTLVLLTEYLSVAGLAAAVGLAAGQLLTPALAGVSLSLYGTPQAPPLTWERAALVLAVAVAVVLLATVRPALRGARRSTLRSLTMSARPPRRASRAGRVAARLGLPLPVVLGLRSALRRPGRALANAAGLTLGVTMVVIGLGLDRGVHLFMAEQTPDEVEAPGGELVAEVVDRIVTVVYAGAGLLLALAAINAVVVAVFAARDSARNHAVLRTVGATPRQTVAAFVVAQLGGCLLACAAGIPLGVLIFNGTLDSDLTPIRLPLSTYAAVALGVPLVYAAIVAVPAVLFGRRPVTPLLSYQ, encoded by the coding sequence GTGCGTGCCTCCGCCACCGTCATCGGCCGCCTCGCCTGGCGCAACCTGCGCCACCGGCCGGGCCAGGCCGTCCTGCTGCTGCTCGCCCTCTGCCTGGCCACCACCACGCTCAGCCTGGCCCTCGCGGTCGACGGTGCCGGCGACCGCTCCTGGGAGCGGGTCTGGCACGACACCAACGGACCGCACGTGCAGGCGTCCATGGCGTGGGGCGCGGGGCGTTCGCCCGGCGACCGCGCCCTGCAGCGGGCGCGGGCCTCCCTCGTCGCGCTCACCACCGCGCCGGGCGTGGTCGCCGCCGCCGGCCCGTTGGACGCGATGGTCACCACCGGCGAGGTCGCCGGCGACCGCATGGAGCTCGAGGTGCTGGTCCGCGACGCCGCGCCGGCCGCCGTGGGGCAGCCGAAGGTCACCGCCGGGCGGTGGCTCGACGGCGGCGACGGCGTGGTGCTAGAGGAAGGGCTGGCCTCGACCATGCGCGTCGGGCCCGGCGACACGGTGACCGTCGCCGGCCGGTCGCTGCCCGTGCGGGGCGTGGCGATGACCGCGACGACCGGGCGCTTCCCGATGTACCAGCCGGGCCGGATCTGGGTCAGCGAGCCGACCGCCGCGCGGATCGACACCGGCCAGGTCGAGATGTTCGCCACGGAGGTGCAGCTGCGGCTGGCACCGGGCGGCGACGCGTCGGCGTTCGTGGCGGCGCACGCCCCACCGCCACCGCCCGGCGGCTTCCAGCGGTTCGGCATGTCCACCTGGGAGGAGATGCGCGCCGGGTCGCACGACGACCTGTCCGCCTTCGCGGTCGCGCTGGTCGGCATCGGCGTCCTGCTCGGGCTGCTGACGATCGCCACGGCGGCGGTCCTGGTGGCCAGCCGCATGGCGGCCCAGATCCGCCAGGTCGGCACGTTGAAGGCGATCGGCGTGACGCCCGGGCAGGTGACGCTGGTGCTGCTCACCGAGTACCTGAGCGTGGCTGGGCTCGCCGCGGCGGTCGGGCTCGCCGCCGGGCAGCTGCTGACCCCGGCGCTCGCCGGTGTCTCCCTCAGCCTGTACGGGACGCCGCAGGCGCCGCCGCTGACCTGGGAGCGGGCCGCGCTGGTCCTCGCGGTCGCCGTCGCGGTGGTGCTGCTCGCGACGGTGCGGCCGGCGTTGCGCGGCGCCCGGCGCAGCACCCTGCGCTCGCTCACGATGAGCGCCCGCCCGCCGCGCCGCGCCAGCCGCGCGGGCCGGGTCGCCGCCCGCCTCGGGCTGCCGCTGCCGGTGGTGCTCGGCCTGCGTTCCGCGCTGCGCCGGCCCGGCCGCGCGCTCGCCAACGCGGCCGGCCTCACGCTCGGCGTGACGATGGTCGTCATCGGCCTCGGGCTGGACCGCGGCGTCCACCTCTTCATGGCCGAGCAGACGCCGGACGAGGTCGAGGCGCCCGGCGGCGAGCTCGTCGCCGAGGTGGTCGACCGGATCGTCACCGTCGTGTACGCGGGGGCCGGGCTGCTCCTCGCGCTCGCCGCGATCAACGCCGTGGTGGTCGCCGTCTTCGCCGCCCGCGACAGCGCCCGCAACCACGCCGTCCTGCGCACCGTCGGCGCCACTCCGCGCCAGACGGTGGCCGCGTTCGTGGTCGCGCAGCTCGGCGGCTGCCTGCTGGCCTGCGCGGCCGGCATCCCGCTGGGCGTACTGATCTTCAACGGGACGCTCGACTCCGACCTGACCCCGATCCGGCTGCCCCTCAGCACCTACGCGGCGGTCGCGCTGGGCGTCCCGCTCGTGTACGCGGCGATCGTGGCGGTGCCCGCCGTCCTGTTCGGGCGGCGGCCGGTCACCCCGCTGCTGAGCTACCAGTGA
- a CDS encoding YcnI family protein, with protein sequence MRAARMVAGLGVAVLAGVVAAVGAGAAPASAHVTVNPREATQGGYAKLAFRVPNERDNASTTKVEVNIPPETAIASVSVRPTPGWTATVERGKLPTPLKAHGEDITEAVVKITWTAAAGSEVKPGQFQEFEVSAGPLPEVDRIVFKALQTYSNNEIVRWIEEPAAAGGEEPEHPAPVLKLAKAAATASATPPAAENANASLAGSTEDTDDGGNGLATAAGLAGLVAGLAGLVFGVLAWRRAGSAGAS encoded by the coding sequence ATGCGAGCAGCACGGATGGTGGCGGGTCTCGGCGTGGCGGTGCTGGCCGGGGTGGTCGCGGCGGTGGGTGCCGGCGCCGCGCCGGCGTCCGCGCACGTGACGGTGAACCCGCGGGAGGCGACGCAGGGCGGTTACGCGAAGCTGGCGTTCCGGGTGCCGAACGAGCGCGACAACGCCTCCACCACCAAGGTCGAGGTGAACATCCCGCCGGAGACCGCGATCGCCTCCGTGTCGGTACGGCCCACGCCGGGCTGGACCGCGACCGTCGAGCGGGGAAAGCTGCCCACGCCACTGAAGGCGCACGGCGAGGACATCACCGAGGCGGTCGTGAAGATCACCTGGACGGCGGCGGCCGGCAGCGAGGTGAAGCCCGGCCAGTTCCAGGAGTTCGAGGTGTCGGCGGGGCCGCTGCCCGAGGTCGACCGGATCGTGTTCAAGGCGCTGCAGACGTACTCGAACAACGAGATCGTGCGCTGGATCGAGGAGCCGGCGGCGGCCGGCGGTGAGGAGCCCGAGCACCCCGCGCCGGTGTTGAAGCTGGCCAAGGCCGCGGCCACCGCATCGGCCACCCCGCCCGCGGCGGAGAACGCCAACGCCAGCCTCGCCGGCTCCACCGAGGACACCGACGACGGCGGCAACGGGCTGGCCACCGCCGCGGGCCTTGCCGGGCTGGTAGCGGGGCTCGCCGGCCTCGTCTTCGGCGTGCTGGCCTGGCGCCGGGCCGGGTCCGCCGGGGCCAGCTGA
- a CDS encoding PadR family transcriptional regulator — translation MREAMLAMLAKEPAHGYELRQRLIQALGPIGEVVNSGQIYVTLQRLEKAGLVRGVQVEQSTAPDKRVYEATPEGREHVAGWLLDASWPKVAPTEFHLKLVAAAATGLADPVALIDAQRRELLRRLRDVQRLAESEPAGGDGVLILEGSALRLQADIRWLEACEQRWSARSTGSES, via the coding sequence GTGCGGGAAGCGATGTTGGCGATGCTGGCCAAGGAGCCCGCCCATGGATACGAGCTGCGCCAGCGGCTGATCCAGGCGCTCGGGCCGATCGGCGAGGTGGTCAACTCCGGCCAGATCTACGTCACGCTCCAGCGGCTGGAAAAGGCCGGTCTCGTGCGGGGTGTGCAGGTCGAGCAGAGCACCGCGCCCGACAAGCGGGTCTACGAAGCGACCCCCGAGGGCCGTGAGCACGTGGCCGGCTGGCTGCTGGACGCGTCGTGGCCCAAGGTCGCCCCCACCGAGTTCCATCTCAAGCTCGTGGCCGCGGCCGCGACGGGGCTGGCGGATCCGGTGGCGCTCATCGACGCGCAGCGTCGCGAGCTGCTGCGCCGCCTCCGCGACGTGCAGCGGCTGGCCGAGTCCGAGCCGGCCGGTGGGGACGGCGTCTTGATCCTGGAGGGCAGCGCCCTCCGTCTGCAGGCGGACATCCGCTGGCTCGAAGCGTGCGAGCAGCGGTGGAGCGCGAGGAGCACGGGGAGTGAGTCGTGA